A portion of the Staphylococcus felis genome contains these proteins:
- a CDS encoding DRTGG domain-containing protein: MTKHEQIIKHIEKLSVGQKISVRKIAKDLDVSEGTAYRAIKDANQRGLVATIDRVGTVRIEKKSREQLEHLTFGEIAKIVDGQLIGGKGGQFKSLTKFAIGAMEVDNVVNFVSKNTLLIVGNRLDVQKAALQKGSAVLITGGFDTTDEIKRIADQYDLPIILSNYDTFMVANIINRAMYNQMIKKEILVVEDIVIPIEQTSYLMERMTISEVEYKSKTSGHSRFPVVDDELRLVGLITSKDIIGCNSNEMIEKVMSKPPISVQMNTTVASCAHLMIWEGIELLPVTSTHKQLIGVISREDVLKAMQVVGRQPQVGETINDQVAKHIEIRNNQILVEITPQLTNQFGTLSKSVSLAIIEETIKTIMRKYKKLEVMIESLNIFYIKTVQIESEVEVLYQILDMGRNFAKLEVTMQSGHQPVAKALILCQLLDH; encoded by the coding sequence ATGACGAAGCATGAGCAAATTATCAAACATATAGAGAAACTTTCAGTGGGTCAAAAAATATCCGTACGAAAAATAGCAAAAGACCTGGATGTGTCTGAAGGGACGGCATATCGAGCGATTAAAGATGCTAATCAAAGAGGTTTAGTTGCGACGATAGATCGTGTCGGGACTGTTCGCATAGAAAAGAAAAGTCGTGAGCAGTTAGAACACCTTACTTTTGGTGAAATTGCAAAAATAGTAGATGGTCAATTGATTGGTGGAAAAGGTGGACAATTTAAGTCGTTAACTAAATTTGCGATAGGTGCTATGGAAGTAGATAACGTTGTCAATTTTGTATCTAAAAATACTTTGTTGATTGTGGGGAACCGACTTGATGTTCAAAAAGCTGCATTACAAAAAGGAAGTGCAGTATTAATAACAGGTGGTTTTGACACTACTGATGAAATAAAAAGAATAGCAGATCAATACGATTTACCAATTATTTTGTCTAATTACGATACATTTATGGTGGCTAATATTATTAATCGTGCGATGTATAATCAAATGATCAAAAAAGAAATACTAGTCGTAGAAGACATTGTTATACCTATAGAACAAACCTCCTATTTGATGGAAAGAATGACCATTTCGGAGGTTGAATATAAGTCGAAAACGTCAGGACATTCACGTTTTCCTGTAGTTGACGATGAATTACGCCTAGTAGGACTTATTACGAGTAAAGATATAATAGGTTGCAACTCCAATGAGATGATTGAAAAAGTAATGTCTAAACCGCCAATTAGCGTACAAATGAACACGACCGTGGCAAGCTGTGCCCATCTTATGATATGGGAAGGAATCGAACTATTACCTGTAACAAGTACACACAAACAATTAATTGGTGTCATTTCTAGAGAAGACGTATTAAAAGCAATGCAAGTTGTAGGTCGCCAGCCACAAGTAGGTGAAACAATCAATGATCAAGTTGCAAAGCATATTGAAATACGTAACAATCAGATCTTAGTTGAGATTACCCCCCAATTAACAAATCAATTTGGCACTTTGAGCAAATCAGTATCGCTTGCAATTATTGAAGAAACGATTAAGACTATCATGCGAAAATATAAGAAATTAGAAGTCATGATTGAGAGTTTAAATATTTTCTACATCAAAACAGTCCAAATTGAAAGTGAAGTAGAAGTATTGTACCAAATTCTTGACATGGGACGTAATTTTGCAAAATTAGAAGTCACTATGCAGAGTGGCCATCAACCTGTTGCAAAAGCTTTGATATTATGCCAATTACTAGATCACTAA
- a CDS encoding universal stress protein: protein MHKNILLAVDTDLKNAKALQEIVKLNGEGTIVTLLNVISEQDAQASVKMGTHVDELKKIRQNKMAPTRETLEDNHITYEEVIERGNPKQIIVDYANSGRYDIVVLSNRKAEDSKKFVLGSVSHKVAKRAKIPVLIVK, encoded by the coding sequence ATGCATAAAAATATTTTGCTAGCAGTGGATACAGATTTGAAGAATGCTAAAGCACTGCAAGAGATTGTTAAACTTAACGGCGAAGGGACGATTGTCACACTATTAAATGTCATTAGTGAACAAGATGCTCAAGCGTCAGTGAAAATGGGAACACATGTTGATGAACTCAAAAAAATTCGTCAAAATAAAATGGCTCCAACACGTGAAACTTTAGAAGACAATCATATCACTTATGAGGAAGTGATAGAAAGAGGAAATCCGAAACAAATAATTGTAGACTATGCGAATAGTGGACGTTATGACATTGTAGTCTTAAGCAATAGAAAAGCTGAAGATAGCAAAAAGTTTGTCTTAGGTAGTGTCAGCCATAAGGTTGCTAAACGCGCTAAAATCCCAGTTCTAATTGTTAAGTAA
- a CDS encoding metal-dependent hydrolase produces MILSFHGQSTVYLESKGKRILIDPFITGNELSDLDVNNVEVDYIILTHGHADHFGDTVKIAKRTGATVIGSAELADYLSTAKGIQNVHPMNIGGKWEFDFGTVKFVQAFHSSSLTDDNGIPVYLGMPMGVILDVEGTSVYHTGDTGLFSDMALIAKRHPVDVCLIPIGDNFTMGIDDASFAINELIKPKITVPIHYDTFPLIEQDPQQFKEKVQVGKVEILKPGETLNV; encoded by the coding sequence ATGATACTATCTTTTCATGGTCAATCTACAGTATATCTTGAATCTAAGGGGAAAAGGATTCTGATCGATCCTTTTATTACTGGAAATGAATTGTCTGATTTAGATGTAAATAATGTAGAAGTAGATTATATTATTTTAACTCATGGTCATGCTGATCATTTTGGAGATACAGTCAAAATTGCTAAAAGAACAGGTGCAACTGTGATAGGCTCAGCTGAACTCGCAGATTATCTTTCGACGGCTAAAGGAATTCAAAATGTTCACCCTATGAATATTGGAGGGAAATGGGAATTTGACTTTGGAACAGTTAAATTCGTCCAAGCGTTTCACAGTTCGAGTTTAACGGATGATAATGGGATTCCTGTGTATTTAGGTATGCCTATGGGTGTCATTCTAGATGTTGAAGGTACGAGCGTATATCATACAGGTGACACCGGTTTATTTAGCGATATGGCATTGATTGCGAAGCGTCACCCAGTAGATGTATGCTTGATTCCAATTGGTGATAATTTTACAATGGGCATTGATGATGCAAGCTTTGCCATTAATGAATTGATTAAACCGAAAATAACAGTACCTATTCACTATGATACGTTTCCACTCATTGAACAAGATCCGCAACAATTTAAAGAGAAAGTTCAAGTCGGAAAAGTTGAGATTCTTAAACCGGGCGAAACTTTAAACGTATAA
- a CDS encoding M24 family metallopeptidase: protein MQSERLLDTLAHFEADAIWVTHPTNVYYLTGFHSDPHERLLAYLITKSGKEFLICPQLDVEEAKKTSFTGNIIGYLDTESPYHKINETFSHLLIEEAHLTVKRYHEIKQAFDVQQFSNIDDTLKSFRNIKTENELDILRKAAEYADQCIDIGVRFLKEGVSEREVVNHIEHTIKDFGINEMSFDTMVLFGDHAAAPHGVPGDRKLSKNEYVLFDLGVVYQHYCSDITRTVPFGEPDQKAKDIYNIVLKAEQEAIALVKPGITIKELDDKARGIIEASGYGDYFPHRLGHGLGLDVHEFPDISHSNTQQLEEGMVFTIEPGIYVPDVAGVRIEDDICVTKDGCEVLTHYPKS, encoded by the coding sequence ATGCAATCTGAACGATTATTAGATACGTTAGCACATTTTGAGGCAGACGCAATATGGGTCACTCATCCTACAAACGTTTATTATCTCACAGGATTTCATAGTGATCCTCACGAACGTTTATTAGCTTATCTTATTACGAAATCAGGCAAAGAATTCTTAATTTGTCCTCAACTCGATGTAGAAGAAGCTAAGAAGACATCATTTACAGGAAATATTATTGGTTATTTAGATACCGAATCACCGTATCACAAAATCAATGAAACTTTCTCTCATTTGCTCATTGAGGAAGCGCATTTAACTGTTAAACGCTATCATGAGATTAAACAAGCATTTGATGTACAACAATTTAGCAATATTGATGACACACTAAAAAGCTTTCGTAATATCAAAACAGAAAATGAATTAGACATTTTGCGTAAAGCAGCAGAGTATGCTGATCAGTGCATTGACATTGGCGTTCGTTTTTTAAAAGAAGGCGTTAGTGAGCGTGAAGTTGTAAATCATATTGAGCATACGATTAAAGACTTTGGTATTAATGAAATGAGTTTTGATACTATGGTTCTATTTGGAGATCATGCTGCCGCACCACATGGCGTTCCTGGAGATCGCAAACTTTCAAAGAACGAATATGTTTTATTTGATTTAGGAGTTGTATATCAACACTATTGTAGCGATATTACTCGAACAGTGCCTTTTGGGGAACCTGATCAAAAAGCTAAAGATATTTATAATATCGTTTTAAAAGCAGAACAAGAAGCGATTGCTCTTGTTAAGCCAGGTATAACGATAAAAGAATTAGATGATAAGGCACGAGGAATTATCGAAGCATCCGGATATGGGGACTATTTCCCACATCGATTAGGTCATGGACTAGGGCTAGATGTGCATGAGTTTCCTGATATTTCTCACTCTAATACACAACAGCTTGAAGAAGGCATGGTATTTACAATTGAGCCCGGTATTTATGTTCCTGATGTTGCTGGCGTTAGAATTGAAGATGATATTTGTGTTACAAAAGACGGCTGTGAAGTTTTGACACACTACCCTAAATCATAA